The region TTGCCATTATAGCTACTAAGTTAGAGCGAACTTCAACCGCTATCTTAGCTGAGCTATTAAAAAGTGAAGTGATTACTAAAGAAGAAAAGAATATCTTATCAACTTTAGTTAAAAACAATCAAAAAGCTAGTAAGACTATCCTATCTTGATGATATTACTTTACATCATTTTGTGAAAAATCATAGTTTTCAATATGGTTATCAATATTTTCACCTAAAGCTAATTTATATTGTTCTGTAAAGTACTCTATGACTTTTTCTTTTTCAGCTTCCATCGCTTCTTTTGATTCAAATGAAGTTGAAGCCATCCAAGCATTAAATCTTGCTGCAGCGTACATTAAAGATGCACTAACTTCCCCTTGTGTTGTATTTTCATCTAATTGTTCATTTGCTAAAGCTATATGTTGGTCTGCTCTTATTAAAAATCCATTATTATTATTATTCATCTTTTATCCTATATTTTT is a window of Halarcobacter sp. DNA encoding:
- a CDS encoding DUF3144 domain-containing protein — its product is MNNNNNGFLIRADQHIALANEQLDENTTQGEVSASLMYAAARFNAWMASTSFESKEAMEAEKEKVIEYFTEQYKLALGENIDNHIENYDFSQNDVK